ttccccctttttcctcccctttcctgcttccttgaggtcaggtattgtctttttattaattgtatccctagGGTTTATCACTGCCCTTAGCACAGAGTAGGGTCTTAATAAGTGtgaattggattggattggattgaactGGACTACCAAATGCTAAGTGCTAGAAGGGAGTACATTAGTATTTCATCTTCAGATAAAGAGAGCAATCCATTTATTCCTTCTCATCCTATGGACCCTTGTCCATGCCTCTTAGTCGAGCCAAATTTCTGGGGGCTTTATTCATGGTTATTACATGGATCTCAATGCACGGATACATAGGCTCTTGCTATGTGACTGgcccatcttttttctttataaatttttttgataTCTTTTACACTGGTTCtccagctagatggtatagtgggtagagtcctaggcctggaatcaggaagacctaaattgaAACCCATCCTCAAGCACTTATTTGCTGAAtgatcctagaaaagtcacttgatcctgcctgactcagtttcttcaactgtaaaatgaggttaataataatacctacatcACAGGATTGTGGTGAAGATCAAGTAAGAATGCTaacttttatactttttttatatCAGAGGGTTACTGACtaaaaagttatttgtttttgcCTCTTTCAAGGGATCTTGTAGAATTTTGACATGTTTTTTCAgttgtctgacacttcatgaccccatttagtattttcttggcaaagatattgaaggggttttccatttctttctctagcatattttccaggtcagaaaactcaggtaaatagggttaagtgatttgcccagagtcacacaactggtaagtatcttttgaactcaggaagattcatcttcctcactatacctagctgcctttaatcTTAACAtattcaggagagataatttgttGAAAGAGAACCTATGTGACTACATTTTATTCTAGTCAACTCCTTTCTCAATATCTAATCAATAAGCAGTAAGCATTATATAGAGACTGCATTTCCCCCATGATGACATGGCTGCAAAAAAGGGTAATGTAGAAGGGCTCAAATTTGGGATCATTCAAGGAACAAGGAAGAGGAAACATAATGGGCATCACAGGCTACAGGCAGCAATTCCCAATATGAGTGGAGAATATACAGTGTTCCCTGTTATATCCGGCTTCACtgtgtagcaaaaaaaaaaaaaaaaaaatctaattctttcttgctgagtttttgctatatcacgagatttttgtggatgaatacttTACTGTACACAATGAAAATGCATTACACCACTACTGCTTGGGCAAGTTTGACAATGTGAAATTGTACACAGCACAGCTATTGGTTGCTGGAAAGAAAGGCAACCACCCACAGCACTGTGCTCTGTATCCTAAGtcttgattggctcagtgacagTAGCATCGATCTGTTTATTCTCTTTGTCACTGTGCCCATACAGTCAGCATTTCTCCTTGTCTACTTCACATGGACAGATTGTTCTGTATAGTGTTGCTCTGTGGTATTggtgttgtgtttttgtgaagtttttgaaaaagtttgaatttattttaagctCAATACCACCCAAATATTCTTTGCCTTCCAAGGCTTCCGGTAGCAGGTAGCGAACACTGTTACTTCGGGGACCTTCACCAATCAAGGGGGCCTCTGGTAATTCCGCGATAGGTGAGGGGTTATTGTAATAGTAAAGAGATATATGAGCAGAATAAGATGGACCAATAGGGAAGGGACCCTCCTCAGTTCAGAGATCTCATTGCCTCACTATATTCACAGGGTTAAGAGGCGCACTTGAAGGGGAGGTGTCGCTGGGCTGTGATCTGCACCAGAGCTACATCCATGAAATCAGcaaaaaacctttcctgattctcttaaATGCTGGTTCCTTCCCGGTAAAGTTATCTCCAGGTCATCATCCTTCGCATGTTGTCTCTCAAGTAGACTGTTAGCTTCtggagagcaaggactgtttttaactttctttgtattgCCAGCGCTTAGCTCAGTGCTTGGTATATTGTggaattttaataaatgcttgctgagttTACAGATCCTTTAAAGGGATCATGTGTACTTGTTTGGGCTCAGGTACGCGCTCAATTAACTTTGGTTGGTTGATTTGTCTGGCTCCGCCCCACCTCAGGGAGAGGGTCGCTTTTCGGGGTCGCGCATGCTCAATCTGGACCCGGAGTCTAGTAAGTACGTTTTACGCAAAGGACGGTGGGGAAGGTGCCAAACACTTTTCTTAGGATGAATCCTGCAGATCTTGCATCAAGAGAACCTGTGGCATTTAGCAGAATGGGGAGATGAGGTAAGGCGATAGGAACGCTGTGAAGGCTGCCTCGTTTACTATTGGTGTCGGGTAAGTTGTCCAAGAAGAGCAGTGACTGAGCATGAGCGGAAGTCGTGCTTTGTGTTCTGTGACCTCTACGACCAAGTCGTAAAAATGATTTTCTCGTCCCTCTGTCCCGTAATCGCTCACAGGTAAATGGGCAAACACACGTATATGTCGGCAAATGAAAAGCATTGGAACGAGTGTTACTGCCCAATGGTATTCTAACTACCCATAGTAAAGATGGTAGTGCATAGGAAGACGCAAAGGAGGAATGTTTCCGGGTTGACGTGTGCCCTACTCTAAGATGGCGGACGAGGCTACCCGGCGTGTTGTGTCCGAGATCCCGGTTCTGAAAACGAACGCCGGGCCCCGGGATCGGGAGCTATGGGTTCAAAGGCTCAAGGAAGAGTATCAGGCTCTTATCCGGGTTGGTAATTGATTTCGCGGCTTtctgggtgggggagggaaaaggtgCCGAAGTAGGTTCTTTAGGAATAGGCTCCGGGCAGAAGCTGCTTCCGGTTTTTCTTTTATGCACCCCACTCCCCGACCCTCAAGTTGCAGCTTTTTGAGGGAAATAGAAATAAGGGAAGAGGATGGAAAGCTTCCCCGAGCCATGGACCTTGCGGACCCTGATTGTCGCCCCCTTAGGCGCAGAGTTTTAGTAAAGCGAGTGTATTTATTCGTGCGTGGGGCCCTGGCAGGAATGTGACGTGTCCCTCCTGCCCAGGAGGGTGCCTTGGGGCTTAGGGTGAAGCCTCGAGAAGGCCAACTTGAGGTCATAGGTGGGGCCCAGCTCCCTTTGCATCGCTTCTCCGCTTGCTTAGTGCTGAAGGACCCTCGGCTAGAAGCTCCCGGAGAGCACCCGGGTCCAAAGATGAGCCATGATTGCTCCAAGGGAGCAGGGGAGCTTTGTCCCCgacggtggtggtggtggtggtggtggtggtggtggtgaggccCTACCCGAGGCTCCTGTTGAACAGTTGATTCCCCATGAATACCCAACCCTACTCTCTAGCCTAATCTTCTGCCCCACACCTTCCCAGCCACTAGATATTTTCACCTTAAAGCCCCTGAAGGGTTTCCCATTCCAAAATGGACATGTCcaaataaagatttcattttctttcccattaaaCCCACCCCTTCCCCGGATTGTTTCCGTTGAGTGCGATGCCATCCTTCTAGCTACCCAGATTCACAAGCTGAAAGACATTCTtgacttttcccttccccttcaccctcagTTGCCAATTGTTCAGCTTCCACAACATAGTTTAAGACtgctcttttttccttcatatccAAGGCTGCTGTGACTAAAAATGTTATTGAATCTTGCTAGTAACATCCTCCCCAATTTCATTCTTTGCTTTCAGTCTATACTCCACACAGCTACCCAATTAATATCCCTAAAACAAATGTCCAGCCATACCATTCCCCTCTCCAAAATCTTCAGTGATTTCCTGTTgctctaagataaaataaagtTCTCAGACCAATTTAAAGGCCTCTGCAACTTCAAGGTATTCCTTTCACACTATAATTAGTAACAGTAACAATGATAATACCTTTGTGTAGCATTTTTGTTACATATGATTTATGCAATATattcacataaatatataatgaaaacatttgtatagcacctactacatgtcaggcactgtacaAAGAAagcgctttataaatattatctcatttaatcctcccagAAAAACCTTAGGCAATGGATGctgttgttatctccattttacatttgagaaaactgaggcaaagtgaattAAATTCCAAGCTGGACTCTGCTAGTAAAACAGGCAGGTAGCTGCTACCCAATTAAATGCTTTGCCtataggtctttctgactcgaAGTCCAGCCCCTGTATTCCTTGGGCCACCTGGATGCTATATTCAATAGTCAAATTGATTCACTTACTATACCCTTTACTTCTCTGGCTTTGCACAAACAATTCTCCATTCCTGGAAGGTGCTCCCTTGTCACTCACATTTagaattcttagtttcctcaaagaTTTAAACTAAGGTCTCTTGTtagcattggttttttttttttctcctcagaatATCTTGTAATTATTTATCTGTCTAGATATAATAAGGACCCATTCCCAgtaaactgtaagctccttgtgggcggcaggagctgtttcatttttgtcttttcattttccGTAACTTGGTGCcttatacataaattatattaaatgtgtGGGTCCTTCACCAGGCAGTCAGGAAGGTAGTTGGTATTTTGTGTAGATCACACTAAACTGGGAATCGGGAAACTTGGCTTCTAGTCTCTTCTGCGCTCCTAGAGAGCTGTGTGGCTTCACCTTTCAGGGCCTTCATTTAATAGTAGCTTGCTGGTGGTTCTCTCTGTCACAGGtctcttccccattccatttatcCCCTTCCACCCTGCCCTCAATTTCAGTGTTTCTTGgtcaccttcaggatcaaatataaaatcttctatttggcattcacctccaattttcattttttaaaaatttatttaattttttaattttaaattaaaaaatttttattatcatgcaaaacacacttccatattggtcattgttgtatgAGCACACTCGGttacataaccaaaatcccaaaataaaaccataaatacactgatgtgaaagatactatgctttgatccacatctatCCAACTTCCAACAGTtgtttctggaggtggataacattctctgtaataagtctctcaggatttttccagatcattgcattgctgaggggagccaagttttcacagttaatcatcatgcAATAATGCTGTtacagtgtataatgttctctcagttctgcttattttgctctgcagctctttctgaaatcatcttgtttatcatttcttatagcacaatagtattccatcaccaatatgtaccacaatttgttcagccattccccaattgatggactgtccctcaatttccaattctttgctattacaaaaagagttgctattaatatttttgtacaagtaggtcctttcccccctttttattatctctttgggatatagacccagtggtggtattataggatcaaagggtatgcatagttttatggtcctttgggcataattccaaattgccctccagaatggtttgatcactGTGCAACTCCACCAAGAATACATTAGTGAACCAATTTTGCCATAGCCCCTCCAatgtttattgctttcctttaatgccatattagccaatctgatcatttccttttatcttagACATCTCTCTTCCACATATTCTTCAGTCAGGTGACACTGGCTTCTTTGTGATTCTTCCAAACACTTTTATCTTCTGACtgggtattttcactggctgttccctCATTTCATGCATGCATTTTCACCACCTGGTttctttggctttcttcaagctctgcctaaaattccattttctataagaaaccttttccaaaacctcttaattctagtaccttccctctgttgttTATTTCCCATTTACCCAGTAAATAATGTTTGCAtttagttatttgcatgttgtctctcctattcGTTTTTgtgttccttgagagcaaggactgtcttttacctttctttgtaaatctagttcttagcacagtgcctgacatgtagaaggctcttaataaatgataATTACCTGACAAAtatggagattggaggtccttcTAACTATGATCCTTAGAATAGGTTATGTGGGAAGAGTCTTTTGAAATGAGACATCTGAAAGTTATAAGGAGTTGGGGATATCCCATattccctcctcacctttccCTCCAACTCTGCAGATGAAAATACCTGTTACAGTAAAAAGTGTAGAATAGAAATTCTGTAGATCCCTTGTGTTGTAGTTGGACCTGTTACTGGCAGAGGAGGTCCCAAGCTGGCTTATCAGAGCTAGATTTAAATTTTAGTATTGACACTTAATAGTTATTTTACCTCATGCATATCACTTAGTTTTCTCCTACCTCATTTTCCCAGTTTGTAAAAAGTAGAATCTAAAGCTTTTCAGTACTTGCCTCACACAGTTACCAGCAAAGTTTATTATAGTGTGCTAAATATCTGTTGTCATTTGCAGAGCCTAATCTTCTTCCTACCTATACTTACCTGAATGTATAGGTGAAAGAATCTTGTTTTCCAAGAGGTATTTGCCTTACCCTGTAAGAAGTACCTCCTTTATAGTATAGTACACAGTTAGGGCAAGGAAAAGAATCTCATATTTCAAGtacttttggaatattttttcttttgttcatcaAAACACTGTAAAGTGGTGCAAATATCCCCAATTTAAAAATGTGGGATTTTTTGAATTTGGGAGTCATAAAATTAAGTGGCTTATTtgtggtcacatagttagtaaataaaAGGGCCAAGACTTAAATCTAGACTGAGTGGAAGTCACACCAGAGATCCCTAGTTATTTGTTCTAGTAGGTGGGAAACCAACAGAAATGTGTCTTCAGCCTTTGGCATGGTTGGAGGTGACCCAGGTGGGCCAGAGGGATTGTCTATTTTGAGAGACCATATGGCCACATTTCTCCATGGTGAGAGGAGGATTCCCTTCACTTTGAGCTGCCTCAGTGTTTTCACTATAACGGTTCAGTTCGTAATGCtggaaattttcaaatgaagactaTATGGCTACGTGTTGGGAATTTTGTAAATATCCTAACATAATGGAttggattggactaaatgaattTTGATGTACTTTCCAACTTTTTAAATCTCTCATCCTATAATCCTTCTATTCCTCTAGTATGTGGAGAATAACAAGAATGCTGACAATGACTGGTTTCGACTGGAGTCCAACAAGGAAGGGACTCGGTAGGAATGACCTCTGGGGAGGTATGGGTTAAGTGTGCTTGAGTAGGTAGGATTAGAGGCCTGGCACCCTCGATTTGACCCATAGGGctatttcccttctccttcccaatcAACCTGGTTCTTGGATAATGCAGTGGACACAGCTCCTAGATTTCCATTTCCCCCCAATTCTTACCCCACAACGGTCTTTCCAGGCCTATAGCCCAAGCTAAAATTTTTGTTTGGTATGggtagaaaagagaggaagagaagtgtGACTGaaatttttggaattttttaCAGATGGTTTGGAAAATGCTGGTATATCCAGGACCTACTTAAGTATGAGTTTGACCTCGAGTTTGATGTGAGTGTGATTGTATAGAAAATATGGGGTTTGGGAAAATAGAACTTCTAATATGCAAACTAACCTCTTAAGCTAGGAAAAGCTATGAGAATGGGGGATGAAACTGGGATTTGAGGAGATAAAGGTACTTTGGGGAGAGCCTTGCTAACCCTACATGGGGAAGGTCATaactcttttattcttccagatacCGATTACATATCCCTCCACTGCACCAGAGATTGCTGTCCCTGAACTGGATGGAAAGACGGCAAAGATGTATAGGTTGGGACTGAATTGGAGATGGGAAAATGTTTGGGAGACAGGTCTTAGAAGAAGGGGAACTCTCTTAAAGTCTTTAAAATTAGAGGGGTTTTTAAACTCCTCTTTTCCAAGGATGGGATGAGGGAAGTTGATTGGCCCTGTATCTTGGCATAATTTACCAGTCAGGGGAGGGacatttctctctattttctctttgttaCTATTATACCCTATAGTGTGGGAACCTTGAGTCTTATCACTTTCCTTGTCTCTCCCTCAGGGGTGGCAAAATATGCCTAACTGAACACTTCAAACCCTTGTGGGCTAGGAACGTGCCAAAATTTGGACTGGCTCATCTCATGGCTCTGGGGGTAAGTGTGGTAGCCTATGCTGGGGTGTGGGTGTGGGGATGTAGCATCTGAGAATTACAAGGGGGTTGGAATTAATGTTGAATTTCCTCAAAGAATCTCAAGATGAGAATTTCTGTTGGAGTCAAAAGTGTGGTGTGACATTTCTCTGGATTCCTTATTCTGTAGTTGGGCCCTTGGCTGGCAGTGGAGATTCCAGACCTGATCCAGAAGGGGATAATCCAACACAAAGAGAAGTAATGCACCCCCTGAACATCTGACATACTTGGCTCCTGCCTCCTTTGGCCATTGCCACCTCTACCCACTCAGCTGATCAGTAGGCCTTCTCTGCCTTTTGCCATAAAGTTGTAGTGATTGGGCCTCTGGGTTGAGTTACTACAAATAAGCTTTGCCCCTACCATATGCTGGGACTCATGATCTGGCATCACTTGGGACAGGGCTAAGTATATCGAGCAGACGCTGGGACCATGATTCTACCACTTTCCCACTTAGAAAGAAGGGGAATCTGAAGAGATGCACCATGAAAATTTGTGTCAGCTCATCTGTTGAAGGCAGTAGCTATATCTTCCTTGAATAAAAGCTGCTTCCCCTGGTACCTGtgtcacattcatttttttttttttttttttttacccttgtacttcggtgtattatctcataggtggaagattggtaagggtgggcaatgggggtcaagtgacttgcccagggtcacacagctgggaagtggctgaggccgggtttgaacctaggacctcctgtctctaggtctgactctcactccactgagctacccagctgcccccacattcattttttattttagcaaAGAAGGAGGGCAAAGGGAAGAGGTGTTAGCAATTAACAGCTGGGAGTGGACACGAAATGGGCAAGCTGAAGTGGCTCCCTCTGACCtagaggataaaatacaaaattttcagCCTGGCATTTAACATCCTTCACTCCCCAAAACTCCTTTTTTAATCACTTCTTTTTCAATACTGCTTCTTTTCTCATATTCTCCATTCCAGGCACAATAGATTATTAGCTATTCAAGATCATTTTGCTTTCTCCTTCCATGTGTCTACAAGTCTTCCCTCCCATGCCTAAAATGCATTCCCCTCTTCATCTTTTCAAATCTCTTTCTGTAGAGAAACTTTAAGACTCAAtatgtaaaagagaaaaagaaccctCAAACACAAAAattcagcagctctttttgtgatgacaaaacaACTGGAAATTAATCAATTGGTATTGGCTTAAcacattatggtatatgaatatagtGTATagtggaatactgttgtgctatatgAAATTCTGAAGGGGATGGGTTCAGAGGAAGCTAAGACATCAgtgaactgattcagaatgaaTAGAATGTTGACAACATTGTCActacaactttgaaagacttaagtactctaatcaatacaatgaccaaccaGAGAACCCATCAGTGATATTAACAACTCCTGACAGGTTTTGGACTTAAGTTAcatattgagattttttttggatgtggccagtgtaaagatttgttttgcttgactaagtTTAGTTACAAGAGAATTTTTTCTCAATGTGGGTGGAGAGAAATGGATTTTTTATGACttgatgggaaaaaaaagttgAGGCTTAGCTCAGGTGTCATTGTCTTTATAAAGCTTTCCTTGATGCCTCCAGCTAAAAGCACCCTAATACTCTTCAAACTGTTCTAGAAATCATATAAAACTAATAAGCTTTTAGGTGAACAAAATCATTACCACTATAACAAAGGGAAGCtgtcaaatattcctgatgaaagtCACATCTAATGAGCAAGACAGCTTCTACAAATACATAAGAATGGTCATTCCTAAATAGAGAACATGACATACAAATAGTTTTAAGATGTGTTTTATTGGTATATTTGTTTTATCTCTCCTCCAAGTCAAacctttttcttttagaaaaattattaaataaaaatatctgatAATATACACCATGTAATGTCCTAGTAGTCCCCTTGTGCTTCTCTGCTGTGAAAGGGTGATTTTTTAAGTTCCTCTCTGGAACCttcactgttgtttttttttaaacatttattaatattcatttttaacatggttacatgattcatgctcctactttctccttcaccccccgcactccccccacccatggccgatgcacatttccactagttttgtcatgtccTTCACTGGTTTTTAAGTTACTCAATGATCAGGCAGTTCTCTTAAAAAAAGTGCCAGCCATTAACCATTTGATAGTGTTCTAAATCACAAATCACTAACAAGAAAAATCCCAATTAAACAAAGGTTTCACCTCATCAgattggtaaagatgacaaatgaggaaaatggaaaatgtagttAGATGCTGTGGGGATACAGGTGTTTCAGTACCTTATTCAATCCACCAGTGCTAGAAAACAAATTGAAACTACTAGAAAATTCAATAGCCTATATACCCTTTGGCCCAGTCATACTACTAGGCAtaaatctcaaagagattaaagactaAGGGAAAGATCCTGTATGGAcagaaaaatatgtataatgGCTCTGAGAAACTGGAGACAAAGCAAGTGCCTATCGGGAAAGgatgaaggaaataatggaaCTTGGAAAGATGTGAACTAATGTGAAGCATCCAGAACCAAGAACAGCCCTCTGGACATCAGATTTCTGTTCAATGTAGTTAGCTCACTGAAGGATCACTCCTCTCCTCAGAGGTGATGAATGCGGCATGAGACATGAATAGTACTTACATGGCCAATCTGGTGGTTCGTTTTGGTAACCTACACAGGTTATTGTTACAGGAGACAATCCCAGGGGTCTTGGATCTCGGTGGGGTGCCATCATTAGAAAGGAATCAGGGAGGGAAAAGCTTTGGTAAAAATAATTGGCGTAGAACACCCTGAATCTCTCTTCCCCTATTCGACCCTATTTTGCATTATCCAGTCACTTGCGTCCCTGGATTCCCCACCTCCAGCAGAATGCTAGTTTTTTGATCTTTTTTCCTGGAAGCATCCTGTTGGAGAACGAGATCTCATATAGCTGTAGGAACTTCATAATTGAGTGAATGAGAGAATGCACTTGGACTGTGGGCTTGGCCCTTGCTGCACCCCTGAGGAAAGTCCCTTCAGGCTGGGCGGCTGTTTGCCCAGGTGGGCCAGCTCTGGATTCCTACCAAGTCAGAGCCCTCAGTGGCCTTTGCATTGGCAGAATGAGTAACGGGAGACTTGTGGGGGAAAGGCCCACCCCCTCCCAATGACAGACAGCTCCCCCTAGCTGGGCCGTCTGACTACAGTTCCCGGTTTATCAGAGCCTGGGCTTGGTGGCCCTGCAGAATGACGCAGAAACCGCCGGCCCCGGCACTTAAGACGTACACTCTAGAGTTCTACTACTAGTTGGTTACGTTTCCATGGCACCCACCGCGGGACGCAAGGGGAGGGCCGCCGCGAACGTCGTGGAAGAGGTGGTCCGAGCGAATGCTGCGCTGCGCAGGCGCTCTCGTCCCGGGTGAAGCTCGGGCGCGGGCGCTGGGCTGGAGGGACAAAGATGGCGGCGGCGCCTGCGGCGGGAGCGGCCTCGGCAGCGGCAGGGCCAGCAGCCGGGCCCGCGGGGGGGGTTCTCTGGGGCAGGAGGGGGTGGCCCTGAACTGGGGCCCGGGCCCGCCTGGCCTCCTGCCGCCTTGCTGGGGACAGGTACAGCTGGGGCGCTGCGGGATGGGGGTGGGGGCGATGTTGCCCTCCCTCCGCGGGAGCGCCGTCGGGGGCTGGGGGCGCGGGCCGTAGTGCCGGCGTTGTCGGGGGGAGGGCCATTCCCACAGCGGCTGGGCTGGGGGCGGGACGTCGCCGCTGAAGTGGGAGGATGGCCGCCGGCCTGACCACGGCGGCCCCGGCCCGGGAGCCTCCCGCACCCGCAGTCAATCAGTGGCGACTCCTTGCCTAGCCCTGGTCGGAGGCGCACTTCTGGGGGGAGGGGACACGGGCCGACCCCAGCTTCGGGGCGAAATGTAGGAGAGACGAGGCTGAGCGTGCGGTGTGCTCCTCGAGCCCTCGGGGGGGGGGGNNNNNNNNNNNNNNNNNNNNNNNNNNNNNNNNNNNNNNNNNNNNNNNNNNNNNNNNNNNNNNNNNNNNNNNNNNNNNNNNNNNNNNNNNNNNNNNNNNNNNNNNNNNNNNNNNNNNNNNNNNNNNNNNNNNNNNNNNNNNNNNNNNNNNNNNNNNNNNNNNNNNNNNNNNNNNNNNNNNNNNNNNNNNNNNNNNNNNNNNNNNNNNNNNNNNNNNNNNNNNNNNNNNNNNNNNNNNNNNNNNNNNNNNNNNNNNNNNNNNNNNNNNNNNNNNNNNNNNNNNNNNNNNNNNNNNNNNNNNNNNNNNNNNNNNNNNNNNNNNNNNNNNNNNNNNNNNNNNNNNNNNNNNNNNNNNNNNNNNNNNNNNNNNNNNNNNNNNNNNNNNNNNNNNNNNNNNNNNNNNNNNNNNNNNNNNNNNNNNNNNNNNNNNNNNNNNNNNNNNNNNNNNNNNNNNNNNNNNNNNNNNNNNNNNNNNNNNNNNNNNNNNNNNNNNNNNNNNNNNNNNNNNNNNNNNNNNNNNNNNNNNNNNNNNNNNNNNNNNNNNNNNNNNNNNNNNNNNNNNNNNNNNNNNNNNNNNNNNNNNNNNNNNNNNNNNNNNNNNNNNNNNNNNNNNNNNNNNNNNNNNNNNNNNNNNNNNNNNNNNNNNNNNNNNNNNNNNNNNNNNNNNNNNNNNNNNNNNNNNNNNNNNNNNNNNNNNNNNNNNNNNNNNNNNNNNNNNNNNNNNNNNNNNNNNNNNNNNNNNNNNNNNNNNNNNNNNNNNNNNNNNNNNNNNNNNNNNNNNNNNNNNNNNNNNNNNNNNNNNNNNNNNNNNNNNNNNNNNNNNNNNNNNNNNNNNNNNNNNNNNNNNNNNNNNNNNNNNNNNNNNNNNNNNNNNNNNNNNNNNNNNNNNNNNNNNNNNNNNNNNNNNNNNNNNNNNNNNNNNNNNNNNNNNNNNNNNNNNNNNNNNNNNNNNNNNNNNNNNNNNNNNNNNNNNNNNNNNNNNNNNNNNNNNNNNNNNNNNNNNNNNNNNNNNNNNNNNNNNNNNNNNNNNNNNNNNNNNNNNNNNNNNNNNNNNNNNNNNNNNNNNNNNNNNNNNNNNNNNNNNNNNNNNNNNNNNNNNNNNNNNNNNNNNNNNNNNNNNNNNNNNNNNNNNNNNNNNNNNNNNNNNNNNNNNNNNNNNNNNNNNNNNNNNNNNNNNNNNNNNNNNNNNNNNNNNNNNNNNNNNNNNNNNNNNNNNNNNNNNNNNNNNNNNNNNNNNNNNNNNNNNNNNNNNNNNNNNNNNNNNNNNNNNNNNNNNNNNNNNN
The window above is part of the Gracilinanus agilis isolate LMUSP501 chromosome 4, AgileGrace, whole genome shotgun sequence genome. Proteins encoded here:
- the UFC1 gene encoding ubiquitin-fold modifier-conjugating enzyme 1 codes for the protein MADEATRRVVSEIPVLKTNAGPRDRELWVQRLKEEYQALIRYVENNKNADNDWFRLESNKEGTRWFGKCWYIQDLLKYEFDLEFDIPITYPSTAPEIAVPELDGKTAKMYRGGKICLTEHFKPLWARNVPKFGLAHLMALGLGPWLAVEIPDLIQKGIIQHKEK